In Blastopirellula sp. J2-11, a single genomic region encodes these proteins:
- a CDS encoding DUF4268 domain-containing protein: MPVDLRDAWQSEASDFTPWLAQEENIALLSETIGIDLEVEAMEKSVGPFRADILCKDLDDQLVLIENQLEQTDHRHLGQLITYAAGLNTVTIVWISQKFREEHRAALDWLNSVTSEEVRFFGLQVELWRIGNSAIAPKFHVISSPNNWQKRAAGGAKGIEGGELTPAKDRRFRFWTKFLDYLQQRTCRFPVTHKPSTKTSLWFSLGRSGVRLVAIASLGLANNEDELRVEVSMGKETSQTFFDQFYAQREELETEMGEPLNWASDEEVKRKRIYLVKYVDLKDESQWSNYYQWLYQNLNALHQVFAPRVRQLIADVDEIAEDEQEENGDA, translated from the coding sequence ATGCCTGTAGATTTACGCGACGCTTGGCAATCGGAGGCGAGTGACTTCACCCCTTGGTTGGCGCAAGAGGAAAATATCGCGTTGCTAAGCGAGACGATCGGGATCGATCTGGAAGTCGAAGCGATGGAGAAAAGTGTAGGGCCGTTTCGAGCCGATATCCTCTGCAAAGATCTCGACGACCAGTTGGTGCTCATCGAGAATCAACTGGAGCAAACCGACCATCGCCATCTGGGACAGTTGATCACCTACGCCGCCGGCCTGAACACGGTGACCATTGTTTGGATTTCGCAGAAGTTTCGGGAAGAGCACCGCGCAGCGCTCGACTGGCTGAATAGCGTGACGAGTGAAGAGGTGCGGTTCTTCGGTCTACAAGTCGAACTGTGGCGGATCGGCAATTCGGCGATTGCACCTAAATTTCATGTGATCAGTTCCCCCAACAATTGGCAGAAACGGGCCGCTGGAGGAGCGAAAGGAATCGAAGGAGGCGAACTGACGCCCGCTAAGGATCGTCGCTTCCGTTTTTGGACGAAGTTTTTGGATTACTTGCAACAGCGGACTTGTCGTTTTCCGGTTACCCATAAGCCAAGTACGAAAACTTCGCTGTGGTTTAGCCTGGGCCGTTCGGGCGTGCGTTTGGTCGCGATCGCTTCGCTTGGGCTTGCAAATAACGAGGATGAGCTGCGAGTCGAAGTCAGTATGGGCAAAGAGACTTCTCAAACCTTTTTCGACCAGTTCTACGCGCAGCGCGAGGAATTGGAAACGGAGATGGGCGAGCCCTTAAACTGGGCCTCGGACGAGGAGGTCAAGCGTAAGAGAATCTACTTGGTGAAATACGTCGATTTAAAAGATGAGTCGCAATGGTCCAACTATTATCAATGGTTGTATCAAAACTTGAACGCCCTCCATCAAGTTTTCGCGCCTCGCGTGCGGCAACTGATCGCGGATGTGGATGAAATCGCAGAAGACGAGCAGGAAGAGAATGGGGATGCGTAA
- a CDS encoding ExbD/TolR family protein produces the protein MPLKTHIDETPTLNLTPMIDIVFLLIIFFMVGTKFTELERKIGLEVPAVNDVGALTAAPERKVVNIYRDGRIMLDRQELTIEQLQSTLIAARGEYEDLGVLVRGDAEIPFQSVASVLNACRSAGINEMGISVRLAQQTTTSTR, from the coding sequence GTGCCTCTCAAAACGCATATCGACGAGACGCCGACGCTCAACTTGACGCCGATGATCGACATTGTTTTTCTGTTGATCATCTTCTTCATGGTCGGAACCAAATTTACTGAGCTCGAACGAAAGATCGGGCTCGAAGTTCCCGCTGTCAACGATGTTGGCGCGTTGACCGCCGCCCCCGAGCGAAAAGTGGTCAACATCTATCGAGATGGACGCATCATGCTCGATCGGCAAGAGCTGACGATTGAGCAACTGCAGTCGACGCTAATCGCGGCTCGCGGCGAGTATGAAGATCTGGGCGTGCTCGTTCGCGGCGACGCCGAGATCCCGTTCCAGAGCGTCGCCTCGGTGTTGAACGCTTGTCGTAGTGCGGGGATAAACGAGATGGGCATCTCAGTTCGTTTGGCGCAACAAACCACCACGAGCACGAGATAG
- a CDS encoding glycine-rich domain-containing protein, which translates to MNEDQRELWRKIERFSIDEGDEQLTFARRLARENGWSLRFAERVVEEYKRFVFLAMASGHRVTPSEQVDQAWHLHLVYSRSYWERMCQQVLGKPLHHGPTKGGAAEAEKFEDWYERTQQSYAALFGEAPPEDIWPSSAVRFDPSVQWRTVDVGSHWVIPKLSRRALTLLGGGVPLLVGAGVSPALLGAGGLPVLVKVIIVVFVLLLVVWLLALLFRSGKDSGGGCSSCGDSTGGGWFFFGDWGCSNDSGCSSDSGCGSSCGGGCGGD; encoded by the coding sequence ATGAACGAAGACCAACGCGAGCTATGGCGGAAGATCGAGCGGTTTTCGATCGACGAAGGGGATGAGCAACTAACCTTCGCGCGGCGTCTGGCGCGCGAGAACGGCTGGTCGCTGCGATTCGCCGAGCGCGTAGTGGAAGAGTACAAGCGGTTTGTTTTTCTCGCGATGGCGTCAGGTCACCGCGTTACGCCGTCGGAACAAGTCGATCAGGCCTGGCACTTGCACCTGGTCTATTCGCGCTCGTATTGGGAGCGAATGTGTCAGCAGGTGCTGGGGAAGCCGCTGCATCATGGACCCACCAAAGGAGGCGCGGCCGAAGCGGAGAAGTTTGAGGATTGGTACGAGCGAACCCAACAAAGCTACGCCGCGCTGTTTGGCGAAGCGCCGCCAGAGGATATCTGGCCCTCGTCCGCCGTTCGCTTTGATCCGTCGGTCCAATGGCGAACGGTCGACGTCGGTTCGCATTGGGTGATCCCCAAGTTGTCACGACGCGCGCTGACCTTGTTAGGCGGCGGCGTGCCGCTGTTGGTTGGCGCCGGCGTATCGCCGGCGCTGCTGGGAGCGGGGGGACTTCCGGTTTTGGTGAAAGTGATCATCGTCGTCTTTGTGCTGTTGTTGGTCGTTTGGTTGTTAGCGCTGCTCTTCCGATCTGGCAAAGATTCTGGCGGCGGTTGCAGCAGTTGCGGTGATTCGACCGGAGGGGGATGGTTTTTCTTTGGCGACTGGGGCTGCAGCAATGATTCGGGCTGCAGCAGCGACTCGGGGTGCGGAAGCAGCTGCGGCGGCGGTTGTGGTGGGGATTAG
- a CDS encoding MotA/TolQ/ExbB proton channel family protein, with the protein MDVSQMRTVSRGICQMALIAALGGMVLTAPAFAQEGVDALASAAESPIPTKNMLQAVRDGGLLMYPIVLCSFLLLVFVFERAISLRTGRVIPRPFVKRFIEQVREGQIDQEEALALCEENRSPVAEVFSAAVKKWGRSSVEVEQAIIDSGERVTNVLRRYLRLFNGISTISPLLGLLGTVLGMIKAFNAIATADAMGRPELLAAGISQALLTTAAGLTVALPALIAYLFFVGRVDKLVMEIDSLGQEVVNAIASDGWKERKSGAKKASRRAA; encoded by the coding sequence ATGGATGTCAGTCAGATGCGAACCGTTAGTCGCGGCATTTGCCAAATGGCGCTGATCGCAGCGCTCGGGGGCATGGTTCTAACAGCGCCGGCGTTTGCGCAAGAAGGCGTGGACGCATTGGCCTCTGCGGCTGAATCTCCTATTCCCACCAAAAACATGCTGCAAGCGGTTCGCGATGGCGGCTTGCTGATGTATCCGATTGTGCTTTGCTCATTTCTGCTGCTGGTCTTCGTCTTTGAACGAGCGATCAGCCTGCGAACGGGCCGCGTTATTCCGCGGCCGTTCGTCAAACGATTTATCGAGCAGGTCCGCGAAGGGCAAATCGATCAGGAAGAAGCGTTGGCGCTGTGCGAAGAAAATCGGAGCCCTGTGGCCGAGGTCTTTTCGGCTGCGGTCAAAAAATGGGGCCGTTCTTCGGTCGAAGTCGAGCAGGCGATCATTGATAGCGGGGAACGCGTCACCAACGTACTAAGACGCTACCTGCGACTGTTTAACGGCATCTCGACAATCAGCCCGCTGCTGGGGTTGCTCGGCACTGTGCTCGGCATGATTAAAGCTTTCAATGCGATCGCTACGGCTGATGCGATGGGCCGCCCCGAGTTGTTGGCCGCCGGCATCAGCCAAGCGTTGTTGACCACGGCCGCCGGTTTGACTGTCGCGCTGCCGGCGTTGATCGCCTATCTCTTCTTTGTCGGCCGCGTCGACAAGTTGGTGATGGAGATCGATTCGCTGGGACAGGAAGTGGTCAATGCGATCGCGTCGGATGGTTGGAAAGAGCGAAAGAGCGGCGCTAAAAAAGCGTCCCGTCGCGCCGCGTAA
- a CDS encoding type I restriction endonuclease subunit R — protein MSLHTEIKFEDEICERLAKHGWLYAANDAALYDRQLALFPADVIAWVQATQPDAWERLQKNHGAAAEVTLLKRLRDSLNQIGTLELLRVGFDVLGLQQPLKMAQFKPALAMNPDIMTRYAANRLRVVRQVRYSLHNENSIDLVLFLNGIPIATAELKTDNTQSLEDAVYQYKKDRDPAPKGKSAEPLLSFPSGALVHFAVSSSRVKMTTRLAGMRTTFLPFDQGDDGAAGNPLNPAGHRTAYLWDQVWRRESLLEILARYMVAERDKKKQITKLIFPRYHQLVVTRMLQDAVLSEGPGQKYLIQHSAGSGKTNSIAWTAHFLADLHDADNKKIFDTVLVVSDRKVIDGQLQEVIYGFERTAGVVATIQGNKGSKASELTEALSGTKKIVVCTIQTFPFALDKVRELAATEGKRFAVIADEAHSSQSGETAAKLKAVLSVEEQEELADGGTVSTEDIIAAEMTSRASDKGITYVAFTATPKSKTLELFGRPRDRSQPASKENLPEPFHVYSMRQAIEEGFILDVLKNYTSYKAAFKLAKAGEQFIDSEVERSTAMKGLMNWVRLHPHNIAQKVQIVVEHFREVVAPLLEGKAKAMVVVSSRVEAVRWQLAINAYIQEKGYALRTLVAFSGEVDDKPSGPDPFKETSRELNPDLKGRDIREAFKEDQFQILLVASKFQTGFDQPLLCGMYVDKRLDGIQAVQTLSRLNRCYPGKDDTFVLDFVNDPDEVLKAFKTYYATASLSDVTDPNIILNLRAKLDALGYYDDNEIERVINVVMNPKAKQSQLEAAITPVADRLVKRFAAAKESYKVATEAKDESAAAVAKDEMESLVIFRGDITTYVRAYTFLSQILDYGNTDFEKRAIFFKALVRLLKFGREREGVDLSEVTLTHHTLRHRGQQNLALSAEDAPQLQPMTEAGSGSVQEKQKALLSEIIEQLNTLFGGDTTDGDQLSYARTVAEKTLESEILQKQAANNTKEQFANSPDLSNQIMEAIMESMDIQTELSSRALNSPEIRAGLQRLLLDRLDLYEQLRARAAG, from the coding sequence ATGAGCCTGCATACCGAAATCAAGTTTGAAGACGAGATTTGCGAGCGTCTTGCAAAACATGGCTGGCTGTACGCGGCGAACGATGCGGCCCTGTATGACCGCCAGTTGGCCCTGTTTCCGGCGGATGTAATCGCCTGGGTGCAAGCGACGCAGCCGGATGCCTGGGAGCGGCTGCAAAAGAACCACGGCGCCGCCGCCGAAGTCACACTGCTGAAGCGGCTGCGTGATTCGTTGAATCAAATCGGGACGCTCGAACTGTTGCGGGTTGGGTTTGATGTGCTGGGATTGCAGCAGCCGCTAAAGATGGCCCAGTTCAAACCGGCGCTGGCGATGAATCCTGACATCATGACCCGCTATGCGGCCAATCGCCTGCGAGTCGTGCGTCAGGTGCGGTACTCGTTGCATAACGAGAACAGCATCGACCTGGTGCTTTTCCTCAACGGCATCCCGATCGCGACGGCCGAGTTGAAGACCGACAACACGCAGAGTCTGGAGGACGCCGTCTATCAATACAAAAAAGACCGAGACCCGGCGCCGAAGGGGAAATCGGCTGAGCCGCTGTTGTCGTTTCCGTCGGGGGCGCTGGTTCATTTTGCCGTCAGCAGCAGTCGCGTGAAGATGACGACCCGGTTAGCCGGGATGCGGACGACGTTCTTGCCGTTCGATCAGGGAGACGACGGCGCCGCCGGCAATCCGCTGAACCCGGCCGGGCATCGGACCGCCTATCTGTGGGACCAGGTTTGGCGGCGCGAGAGCCTGCTAGAGATCTTGGCCCGCTACATGGTGGCCGAACGCGACAAAAAGAAACAAATCACCAAGCTGATCTTCCCCCGCTATCATCAGCTGGTCGTCACGCGGATGCTGCAAGACGCGGTGCTGAGCGAAGGCCCCGGGCAAAAATATCTGATCCAGCATTCAGCCGGCTCGGGCAAGACCAACTCGATCGCGTGGACCGCCCACTTTTTGGCCGATCTGCATGACGCCGATAACAAAAAGATCTTCGATACGGTGCTGGTCGTCTCGGACCGCAAAGTGATCGACGGGCAGTTGCAGGAGGTGATCTACGGCTTTGAACGAACCGCCGGCGTGGTCGCGACGATCCAAGGGAACAAGGGAAGCAAAGCGAGCGAGCTGACCGAGGCGCTCTCAGGCACAAAAAAGATTGTGGTCTGCACGATTCAGACCTTTCCGTTTGCGCTCGACAAGGTGCGTGAGTTGGCGGCGACCGAGGGGAAGCGGTTCGCGGTGATCGCCGACGAGGCGCACAGTAGTCAGTCGGGCGAAACGGCGGCGAAGCTGAAAGCGGTCCTGTCAGTCGAAGAACAGGAAGAGTTGGCCGATGGCGGCACGGTCAGCACCGAAGACATCATCGCGGCCGAGATGACGTCGCGGGCCAGCGACAAAGGGATCACCTACGTCGCGTTCACGGCGACGCCGAAGTCAAAAACGCTGGAGTTGTTTGGGCGGCCGCGCGATCGGTCGCAGCCGGCGTCGAAGGAGAACCTGCCGGAGCCGTTTCACGTTTACTCGATGCGCCAGGCGATCGAGGAAGGTTTTATCCTGGACGTGTTGAAGAACTACACGTCTTACAAGGCCGCCTTTAAGCTGGCCAAAGCGGGCGAGCAGTTTATCGACTCGGAAGTGGAGCGCAGCACGGCGATGAAGGGGCTGATGAACTGGGTGCGGCTGCACCCGCACAACATCGCCCAGAAGGTGCAGATTGTGGTCGAGCACTTCCGCGAAGTGGTCGCGCCGCTGCTGGAAGGAAAGGCCAAAGCGATGGTCGTGGTCAGCAGTCGCGTCGAAGCGGTCCGCTGGCAATTGGCGATCAACGCGTACATTCAGGAGAAGGGTTACGCGCTGCGAACGTTAGTTGCGTTCTCGGGCGAAGTGGATGACAAGCCGTCAGGCCCTGATCCGTTCAAAGAAACAAGCCGCGAGCTGAACCCCGACCTGAAAGGACGCGACATCCGCGAAGCGTTCAAGGAGGATCAGTTCCAAATCTTGCTGGTCGCGAGTAAGTTCCAGACCGGCTTCGATCAGCCGCTGCTGTGCGGGATGTATGTCGACAAACGGCTGGACGGCATCCAGGCGGTGCAGACCCTGTCGCGCTTGAATCGCTGCTACCCGGGCAAAGACGATACGTTTGTGCTCGACTTTGTCAACGATCCGGATGAAGTGCTGAAAGCGTTCAAGACGTACTATGCGACGGCGTCGCTGTCGGATGTGACCGACCCAAACATCATTTTGAACTTGCGGGCCAAGCTGGATGCGCTGGGCTATTACGACGACAACGAGATCGAGCGGGTGATCAACGTCGTAATGAACCCCAAGGCGAAGCAATCGCAGCTAGAAGCGGCGATCACGCCGGTCGCCGATCGCCTGGTCAAACGATTCGCTGCCGCCAAGGAATCGTACAAAGTAGCCACCGAAGCCAAAGACGAGTCGGCGGCGGCGGTCGCCAAAGATGAGATGGAGTCGCTGGTGATCTTCCGCGGCGACATCACGACCTACGTGCGGGCCTACACCTTTTTGTCGCAGATCCTGGACTACGGCAACACCGACTTTGAAAAGCGGGCGATCTTCTTCAAAGCGTTGGTGCGGCTGCTAAAGTTCGGCCGCGAGCGAGAAGGGGTCGATCTGTCCGAAGTGACGCTGACGCATCATACGCTCCGCCATCGGGGACAGCAAAACTTGGCGCTGTCGGCCGAGGACGCGCCGCAGTTGCAACCGATGACCGAAGCGGGGAGCGGATCGGTGCAGGAAAAGCAGAAGGCGCTGTTGAGCGAGATTATCGAGCAGCTGAACACGCTGTTTGGAGGAGATACGACCGACGGAGATCAATTGTCGTACGCCAGGACCGTGGCCGAAAAAACGCTGGAATCAGAGATCCTGCAGAAGCAAGCGGCGAACAACACGAAAGAGCAATTCGCCAACTCGCCTGACCTGAGCAATCAGATCATGGAAGCGATCATGGAAAGCATGGACATCCAAACCGAACTGAGCAGCAGAGCCCTCAATTCGCCCGAGATCCGAGCCGGCCTGCAACGGCTGCTATTGGATCGGTTGGATTTGTACGAGCAACTGCGAGCCCGAGCAGCCGGGTAA
- a CDS encoding tetratricopeptide repeat protein: MTRPACADGAAELYAVAASQYARKDWEAAIVAFDRFLYDYPDHSLTGPLLFYRGEALIQLEDFADARKSYEDFLQRVQTHANRSQAEFRIAECYYLTGDLEAAQTQFETFITAHQDHALYAHALPYLGEIALADQDYDMAEQLFRKAKAAAPSLTMQGEAELGLARTLRDSGQLSAARTAYHAALKQELSEAHDARFELGVLEYRLGEHRVAVEHLTEVANAGDRHSDVAKLWIAKAYYGVRDWPQAEQRLQELANEEKLSQYRDEIDYLSARIRLEQGGTSEGLTQLEQLLKDHPTSPWCDEALFYLAEAAVVTGDLDKATVTAQRLIVEHPRQEATPQGVRLVVRKWLEQENYTRAIELLASPEIDEVAPDLEKTAAAWSFELPYLRGVAQLGAGNVKQAMRQLETAIAATDLPQQQGSAYYALGLAADRSGEDANAARHFAKYLEVSPTGEEASASRLLLASSLARIGQLEDAKTTYAQVDRANCETRLYWLTTRRLAETALKSGDKSWAGELFQKLTQDGNPEEFVKAGVAGLSWVQLDAASDETSAAAIEQLIEKDPTSTLIPAVLSARAQILLQRDQAAEALTIYQQIYRDYPDSDAAPAAMLSAAQLLNQRKEYGRAAELYRALIQAPSKDLQRDDLHYQLGWALHDQGNQAAAAEQWRIICENYPQSQLWSDAAYRRAEQLLTTKQPNEAKALLQQIVDSGDAQVAPHATYLLGQIAVSQSDWEAVATQMAKLEGGDNGEELQTMASFWHAESLFHQHKFSEAAKLFNDVDALARGRELSWNATVSLRRAQLAAHLGDWDEALRLADLAVVSHPDFEQRFELDYLRGRCLARQANFAEARKAYQRVIDSRLGGATETAAMAQWMIGETYFHQKNYQSAIQAYSRVAALYDFPRWKAGSLLQIGKCYEISRQWDKAQKYYDEVSAGYPKSFFAGEAQQRLSVVRQRRETAGVKTTEQR; the protein is encoded by the coding sequence ATGACTCGACCAGCTTGCGCCGACGGGGCTGCTGAACTGTATGCCGTCGCGGCGAGCCAATATGCTCGTAAGGATTGGGAAGCGGCGATCGTAGCGTTTGATCGTTTTCTCTATGACTATCCGGATCATTCGCTGACCGGCCCCCTCCTCTTCTATCGGGGCGAAGCGCTGATTCAGCTCGAAGATTTTGCGGATGCTCGCAAGTCGTACGAAGATTTCCTGCAGCGCGTTCAAACTCACGCGAATCGCAGCCAGGCCGAATTTCGGATCGCCGAATGCTATTATCTGACCGGTGATCTTGAAGCGGCGCAGACGCAGTTCGAGACCTTCATCACCGCGCACCAAGATCACGCGCTATACGCTCACGCATTGCCCTATCTGGGCGAAATCGCGTTGGCCGATCAAGACTACGACATGGCCGAACAGCTTTTCCGCAAAGCGAAAGCCGCCGCGCCCAGTCTGACGATGCAGGGAGAAGCGGAGCTAGGCTTAGCCCGGACATTGCGAGACAGTGGTCAGTTGTCAGCCGCACGCACGGCCTATCATGCCGCGCTGAAACAGGAACTATCCGAAGCGCACGACGCCAGATTTGAGTTGGGAGTGCTGGAATATCGCCTGGGCGAACATCGCGTCGCCGTTGAGCATCTGACCGAAGTCGCCAACGCTGGCGATCGACACAGCGACGTCGCCAAGCTTTGGATCGCTAAAGCCTATTATGGAGTTCGCGATTGGCCGCAAGCCGAACAGCGACTGCAAGAGTTGGCCAACGAGGAAAAGCTGAGTCAATATCGTGACGAGATCGACTATCTGTCAGCTCGCATTCGCTTGGAGCAAGGGGGAACGAGCGAAGGCCTAACGCAGCTCGAACAGCTGTTGAAGGACCATCCCACGTCGCCTTGGTGCGACGAAGCGCTTTTCTATCTGGCCGAAGCGGCGGTGGTGACCGGCGACCTGGACAAAGCGACCGTGACCGCCCAACGACTCATCGTAGAACATCCCCGGCAAGAAGCGACGCCGCAGGGGGTTCGCCTGGTCGTGCGGAAGTGGCTTGAGCAAGAGAACTATACGCGTGCGATCGAGTTGCTCGCGTCGCCTGAGATAGATGAGGTGGCGCCCGATCTGGAAAAGACCGCAGCAGCTTGGAGCTTTGAGCTTCCCTACTTGCGCGGCGTCGCTCAACTGGGCGCCGGCAACGTGAAACAAGCGATGCGGCAGTTAGAAACGGCGATCGCCGCGACCGACCTCCCGCAGCAACAAGGTTCGGCCTACTACGCGCTTGGCTTGGCCGCCGATCGTAGCGGAGAAGACGCCAACGCGGCGCGTCATTTCGCCAAGTATCTGGAAGTCTCGCCGACCGGCGAGGAAGCGTCCGCTTCACGCTTGCTGCTCGCGTCGTCATTGGCCCGCATCGGTCAATTGGAAGATGCGAAGACCACCTACGCTCAAGTGGATCGCGCCAATTGCGAGACGCGGTTGTATTGGCTCACCACGCGACGGCTGGCGGAAACCGCCTTGAAATCAGGCGACAAATCATGGGCTGGCGAACTGTTCCAAAAGCTGACGCAGGACGGCAATCCGGAAGAATTTGTCAAAGCCGGCGTCGCCGGACTGAGCTGGGTTCAGCTGGATGCGGCCAGCGACGAAACTTCGGCCGCCGCTATAGAACAGTTGATCGAGAAAGATCCGACTAGCACGCTGATTCCGGCGGTATTGTCGGCCCGGGCGCAGATCTTGCTCCAACGTGATCAAGCGGCCGAAGCGCTCACGATCTACCAGCAGATCTATCGTGACTATCCCGATTCAGACGCAGCACCGGCGGCGATGCTGTCAGCGGCTCAGCTGCTGAATCAGCGGAAAGAATATGGCCGCGCCGCCGAACTCTATCGCGCACTGATCCAGGCGCCCAGCAAAGACTTGCAGCGAGACGACCTTCATTATCAATTGGGTTGGGCGTTGCACGACCAAGGAAACCAGGCGGCTGCCGCCGAACAGTGGCGCATCATCTGCGAGAACTACCCTCAAAGCCAGCTCTGGAGCGACGCCGCTTATCGTCGCGCCGAACAATTGCTGACCACGAAACAGCCGAACGAAGCGAAGGCGCTGCTGCAACAGATCGTCGACAGCGGTGACGCCCAAGTCGCTCCTCACGCGACCTACTTGCTCGGACAGATCGCCGTCAGCCAGTCTGACTGGGAAGCGGTGGCCACGCAGATGGCCAAGCTCGAAGGGGGTGACAACGGCGAAGAACTACAGACCATGGCGAGCTTCTGGCACGCCGAGTCACTCTTCCATCAGCACAAATTCAGCGAAGCGGCGAAGTTGTTTAATGATGTTGACGCATTGGCTCGCGGACGCGAGTTGTCGTGGAACGCGACGGTATCGCTCCGCCGCGCCCAACTCGCGGCGCACCTGGGCGACTGGGACGAAGCGCTTCGCCTGGCCGATCTGGCGGTGGTGAGCCATCCCGATTTTGAACAACGCTTTGAGCTCGACTATCTTCGCGGCCGCTGCTTGGCGCGTCAGGCGAACTTTGCCGAAGCTCGCAAGGCCTACCAACGCGTGATTGATTCGCGTCTGGGGGGAGCGACCGAAACCGCCGCGATGGCGCAGTGGATGATCGGCGAAACCTACTTCCATCAAAAGAACTACCAATCGGCGATTCAAGCTTACTCTCGCGTCGCCGCATTGTACGACTTCCCACGCTGGAAGGCCGGCTCACTGCTGCAGATTGGGAAGTGCTACGAGATTTCGCGCCAGTGGGATAAGGCGCAGAAGTACTACGACGAAGTTTCGGCCGGTTACCCAAAGTCCTTTTTTGCCGGCGAAGCGCAGCAGCGGCTGAGCGTCGTCCGTCAACGTCGCGAGACGGCCGGAGTCAAGACAACGGAACAACGCTAA
- a CDS encoding twin-arginine translocase TatA/TatE family subunit yields the protein MMTVPISVPVIFGFLGGLGMQEMMIVAVLAVLLFGKNLPGVARSLGRSYSDFKKGLSDIQSEFHSATKEVEDTVNDRGYSSKSSSSSSYDDYDDYAEATAPKFEPPPAEPHKSENG from the coding sequence ATGATGACTGTACCCATTTCCGTGCCGGTAATCTTCGGATTTCTAGGCGGCCTGGGAATGCAAGAAATGATGATCGTCGCCGTCCTGGCGGTGCTGCTGTTCGGCAAAAACTTGCCGGGAGTCGCGCGCTCGTTGGGCCGCAGTTACTCCGATTTCAAAAAAGGCCTCAGCGATATCCAGTCTGAGTTCCATAGCGCTACCAAAGAAGTAGAAGACACGGTCAACGACCGAGGCTACTCGTCAAAATCGAGCAGTTCCTCCAGTTATGATGACTATGACGACTACGCCGAAGCGACCGCCCCCAAGTTCGAGCCCCCTCCGGCCGAACCGCACAAGTCGGAAAACGGCTAA
- a CDS encoding twin-arginine translocase TatA/TatE family subunit codes for MGLGWQELLIVLFIVLLLFGSTKLPQLMRSLGQGVGEFKTGMKEPPVHDDEHDEEETKQA; via the coding sequence ATGGGTTTAGGCTGGCAAGAATTACTGATCGTGTTGTTCATCGTTCTTCTCCTGTTTGGATCTACCAAACTTCCCCAATTGATGCGCAGCCTAGGACAAGGCGTCGGCGAATTCAAAACGGGAATGAAGGAACCGCCGGTTCATGATGACGAGCATGACGAAGAAGAAACGAAACAGGCCTAA
- a CDS encoding DUF1080 domain-containing protein produces MKRILPLLVFTLIGALTGAATLHAEEEGFTTLFNGKDLDGWVGAVKGYDVEDGMIVCNPKIGGNLYYGKEFDNFVLRFEFKLEPGANNGLAIRSPIEGNSAYNGIELQILDTEHERYKTIAPYQAHGSVYGVVPAKRGFLKPVGEWNVQEVVADGNQVKVTLNGEVIVDADIKEASKDGTLDHNKHPGLLNKKGHIGFLGHGTKVSFRNIRIKPITK; encoded by the coding sequence ATGAAACGTATCTTGCCGCTGTTGGTTTTCACCCTGATTGGCGCGCTGACCGGCGCTGCGACGTTGCACGCCGAAGAAGAGGGTTTCACCACTCTGTTCAATGGCAAAGATCTAGATGGCTGGGTCGGCGCAGTCAAAGGTTACGATGTCGAAGATGGCATGATCGTTTGCAATCCCAAAATAGGGGGCAACCTCTACTACGGCAAAGAATTCGACAACTTTGTGCTGCGGTTTGAATTCAAGCTGGAACCGGGCGCTAACAATGGTTTGGCCATTCGTTCGCCGATCGAAGGGAATTCGGCCTACAACGGCATTGAACTGCAAATCTTGGATACCGAACATGAACGCTACAAAACGATTGCGCCTTATCAAGCGCACGGATCGGTCTACGGCGTTGTGCCGGCGAAGCGCGGTTTCCTGAAACCGGTGGGTGAGTGGAATGTGCAAGAAGTCGTTGCGGACGGCAATCAAGTCAAAGTGACCCTCAACGGCGAAGTGATCGTTGACGCTGACATCAAAGAAGCGTCAAAGGATGGAACCTTGGATCACAACAAGCACCCCGGTCTATTGAACAAAAAAGGGCACATCGGCTTTTTGGGGCATGGAACCAAGGTTTCGTTTCGCAACATCCGTATCAAGCCGATCACGAAGTAA